The genomic DNA CTGCGCAGCCCGGGACCGGCAAGCGCCATCAGCACCGAGGCTATCGCCACGACGATCATCAGCTCCAGCAAAGTGAAACCCCGTTGTGCGGACATGACCTGAACGGCAGCGGAAAGTCGTCGGACGTTAGCCTGATTCCCGTCGCACCGGAATTGCGGTGCCGCCCCGCCGGACCAGCGGCCCCGGCGCGCGGATGAAGGGCGTACAGGCAATGGTTGCAGCGTTCAGCGCGTCCAGCAATCGCCCCCGGCAGCACTGCCGGCAACGGGCAGGCGCCTGCCGGCCGAGTCGATGCTCAGGCTGGCACAGGCGGCATCCCCGGCCTGGCCGTTGACGGCGGTGGCGACCAGTTTGAAGCGGCGCACGGTGGCTGCGGCATCGCTGGTTTCGAGACTGATCTCGTACAGGCTGCGGTCATCGCGCGCCGCCTGCACCTCGCCGCTGGCGGTGATCGCGTAGCGGCTCAGATCATTCATCGCGACGTCGCCGCCGGCAAGATGAAAATTGAAGTTGACCGGATAGGCGCCGGTTTTCAGCACCTCCACTTCCATCTTCGCCGCGAGATCGACCAGCGCCGCGCGGGCGACGGCGCGATGGGTGCGCAGCACGTGGCCGCGGTAGGCGGGCAGGGCGAGGGTGGCCAGCAGCGCCAGGATCGCGACCGCGATCATCAGCTCGATCAGCGTGAAGCCTCGCTCGCGCGTCCGGGAACGCATCAATGCCCCGGCTTGAAGACCCAGCCCGGCAGCACGGTGCCGTCCTGGCGGCGATGACGCTTCTGCAGATGCTCGTCCGGATTGACCTGGCCGGGATCGACGTCGAGCAGCAGATCGCCATCGTCGGCCTGGCTGCCGCGGGCGGTAGCGGTCAGCGTGTAGCGGACCGGATCGCGAGCCATGACCAGGCTCAGGCGATAGAGATCGTCGCCATCGCAGCGCTGCGGATCGTCGGCGTAGCCGAGCACGGTCAGGCTCGCGCCGATCGGCGGATAGCGGCCCGTGCGGGCAAAGAGGCTTTCCATGCGCTGCTGGGCGTCGATCAGGCAGGCAGCGCCGGTATTACGCACCGACTTCTGCCGATAGGACTGGTAGGCCGGCAACGCGATCGCGGCCAGCACGCCGACGATCGCCACCGCGATCAGCAGTTCGATCAGGGTCATGCCGCGCGGTAGGCCGAAGTTCACGGATTTCATTGATTCCGATGCGTCTGTCGCCAATCGATCTCGCCGGAACGAACCCCGCCCGACACCCGCACATCTTGCTGCACCACGCTGCCGCGCGAGGTCTGTACGTTGACCGTGACCACAGACAGACCGCTGCCATCGCGGTCGTCGACATGCAGCGACGGCGCCGAACCGAGCCCGAGGCCGAGATCGAAGATGCCGGCGCTGCTGTCGATCTCGGCATTGCTGACGGTGACCCGGCGAACACCGAAGGCCGGCCGCTGCGCGCGCGGCGCACCGGTCAGATAGTTGAACCCGAACAGGCGGCTGTTTCCGTCGCCCGAGCACAGCGATGCCGATGGC from Nevskia ramosa DSM 11499 includes the following:
- a CDS encoding type IV pilin protein, whose amino-acid sequence is MKSVNFGLPRGMTLIELLIAVAIVGVLAAIALPAYQSYRQKSVRNTGAACLIDAQQRMESLFARTGRYPPIGASLTVLGYADDPQRCDGDDLYRLSLVMARDPVRYTLTATARGSQADDGDLLLDVDPGQVNPDEHLQKRHRRQDGTVLPGWVFKPGH
- a CDS encoding type IV pilin protein, which produces MRSRTRERGFTLIELMIAVAILALLATLALPAYRGHVLRTHRAVARAALVDLAAKMEVEVLKTGAYPVNFNFHLAGGDVAMNDLSRYAITASGEVQAARDDRSLYEISLETSDAAATVRRFKLVATAVNGQAGDAACASLSIDSAGRRLPVAGSAAGGDCWTR